CGGCGATAACGAGCCCGAGCGTGGGGCTACATTGTCCTTGGTGGCGGGAATCGGCTGCCGATGGCGTGGCTGAGCCTGAAAGGAAAGGGTGAGGCGTGCTCAACGGGCTGCCGCCTGCCCGGCCGGCGCGGCGGCGCTGGTGCGTCCGGCGAAAGCCGCGGTGGCGACGGCGGCAGCGGTTTGAAATCGGCACCCGCGCACATGTGGCGGTGAGAAACACATGGGCAAGGCGAAGCCGGCCCACAGATAGCGCCTTGTTCAACAGCCTGTTAAAGTAAGGTAATTCCTAACCACTTCGGACCAGGATTGGGTTAATGGTGGTGATCGAGACCTGCTTCATAAGCTGTAAAACAAGGGGAAAAAGGTCTTGATCACGGTGATTGAATCGGAACGAAACTTCGCCCAGGTAGAGGTGGAAAAATTTGCGGGGTACACCACGGTACGGATAGAGCCAATGTTTCGCATAACTCCAGAAGCCCTCGATCCCGTTGATGTGCGCCCGCCCCTTGGGGCGTCCGCCTTCCTTGCGCACCACGATGTGATCACCACGGACGGCCAGCGACGCATAAGCACGCCAGTCGTCCGTATAGTACAGGCTGCCAGGCCGCGTGTGCGCAAGGACCAGACCGATGATCTGAGCTCCACGGCGGCCCTGGACCGGGAAGACTCGGACCTGGCCATTGCGCTGGAGAATGCCCAAGACGATGAGCTTGCCGGCAGCACCCCAGCCTCGCTTCCCCGGCCTCTTTGCGCCCAACGTCGTCTCATCGCATTCTACGGCTCCATAAAACGGCTCCCGGCATTGCTCCTGGTAGGCAAGCACCGCACGGATGAGCCGGAAAAAGCGCTCGATGGCCGGCGGCGACGCCAAGCCCCGAAAGCGAATCCGATAGCTGGGCACGCCAGGAACGAAATACTCGAGCAGCTTGCGCTTCGTGGCAGCTGGCAGACGGCTGGCTTCCCACACCGTCGTCCAAGTATAGCGCCGGCCACAGCGGCAGCACTTAAAACGCCCGTCCCCGAGTCTCCAGGCTCGAGTATACCCGCATCCCCTGCACCGTCTCATATACAGACCAGATTACAAAATCTGGTCCGATTTGTTTAGGAATCACCTAAAGTAAATGGGCGGAAACAGGCGGATACGGAGCGCCTTTGCGAGTGCTCAGGGCTGTCGTCAACAGGGCCGGCACAATGGAACCTAGGGCAGCTGGAGGAATGGTGGTCTACGGAGCGGAGGACCTGTATATTGACCTGTGACGATGAAACCGGGGCATCTTTGGACAGTTAGCATCATATCCATCCTGGTGACGTCTGTATGCGAGGGGATGGAAGCCAACCGCCCGCCTCGGTTGGTCCCCACCAACAACATTGAGGCGGCGCGCTCGAAGTACCCGCTAAGCGATGTTCATCGCCTGGCTCCGAACACACTTGAGTTCGAGGAATGGGCCCTGAGCTTCATGCTCGCCAAAGCCAATGAAGTCCGCGAAAAATGGAAGCTGGGCATCCCCCGACCGCTGACTGTTCATGATGTCTATTTTACGCCTAAAGCGACTGCTTTTGGTATTGATGGGAGCATCGGAACCAGAGATGGCTGTTACAGCTGGTCGTTTTCGCGTCACCACTTCGATCTTTTTACCAACCGCGATCCTTCCGGTACAATGATAAAGAATCGTTACGGTTGGCAAAAATCCCAAGCAAGATTACGGCCGAAGAGGCCATCGCCAGTGCGCGCGAGAAACTTCATGCGCTGGGGCTTACCGAAGAGCAGCTCAACCTTCGCGAGCCTCCGATCCTCCGGAGGTATCTCTTCGAAGATTACCCCAAACCTTGGCCATCGCCTGAGGTATTGCACCGGCGGGTGAAGATTTTTTGGGGTTCGGCGTTGAATATCGTCGCGCGCCGTGCCTCAATGAAGCATGCCGACCGTCACCAAACGCTCGCCCAGGATCCGCTTCGAGTTTGTTGCCGCTCAAAAGCAGTCCACCCCGGGCGGCCTGCCCGCCCTGGAAGCGCTGGCCCAGCAGTTTGACCTCTGGCAAAAAATCCGCGCCCTGCCCGGACTGGACCCGCGCACCCGCACCTCCCACGGCTACAGCCCCGAACTGATCGTGGCCCAACTGCTCTACTGCTTCTGCTCGGGCGGGGCCAGCCTGGCCGACGCCGAACGGCTCAACGACGAGCCCCTGGTGCGCCAGTTGGCCCGCGTCAAAAAGTTCGCCGACCAGACCCAGCTGGGGCAATGGCTGCGCCAACAANNNNNNNNNNNNNNNNNNNNNNNNNNNNNNNNNNNNNNNNNNNNNNNNNNNNNNNNNNNNNNNNNNNNNNNNNNNNNNNNNNNNNNNNNNNNNNNNNNNNNNNNNNNNNNNNNNNNNNNNNNNNNNNNNNNNNNNNNNNNNNNNNNNNNNNNNNNNNNNNNNNNNNNNNNNNNNNNNNNNNNNNNNNNNNNNNNNNNNNNNNNNNNNNNNNNTTTCGAGGGGGCCTAGATCAACGACGAGGGCCAACGGGCGCTTTCCTGGCAGACGTTCTGGTTCGGCCCGTTTTTGGTCGGCGGTGAACTGGGTTCGCCCGGCGAGGTGAGCCGCGCGTTGCCGGCGATGCTGCAAACGCTCCGGCCGCTCTGGCGGGATTGCCCCTGCGATTTCCTGGCCGACAGCCGCTCCAGCGGTGCCGAGCATCTGCAAGCCATCGAGCAGGCCGGCTTCACGCATGGGAGCGTCAGCTACAACCAATGGACCACCGGGCCGGAACGCACCGCCGCCGCGCTGCCCCGGAGCGCCTGGAGTCCGGCCACGCAGACGCGCTGGCGCGACGGGGTGGAAGTGACCGAGCAGTACGCCGGCATCC
The nucleotide sequence above comes from Limisphaera ngatamarikiensis. Encoded proteins:
- a CDS encoding IS1595 family transposase, with product MWEASRLPAATKRKLLEYFVPGVPSYRIRFRGLASPPAIERFFRLIRAVLAYQEQCREPFYGAVECDETTLGAKRPGKRGWGAAGKLIVLGILQRNGQVRVFPVQGRRGAQIIGLVLAHTRPGSLYYTDDWRAYASLAVRGDHIVVRKEGGRPKGRAHINGIEGFWSYAKHWLYPYRGVPRKFFHLYLGEVSFRFNHRDQDLFPLVLQLMKQVSITTINPILVRSG